In a single window of the Pontibacter russatus genome:
- a CDS encoding methylated-DNA--[protein]-cysteine S-methyltransferase: MNHYETVAEALRYIRANALQQPDLKAIAAHVCMSPFHFQRVFTEWAGVSPKKFLQYLTLRHAKATLAQSASLSEAADSSGLSGSSRLHDLFLQIEGITPGDYKKQGAHLHLNYSTGNCQFGSYMVASTPQGICHLHFYQSEQQALQELRHLWPQANLVARQNELHRQVQQFFQNRLTPLSPKLPLHLRGTPFQLKVWEALLRIPEGQLSSYASLAGSIGHQQASRAVGTAIGSNPVAFLIPCHRVIKSVGGIGEYRWGSERKMAMIGWEAAQQQETTGPAHTDLPLFHRQP; encoded by the coding sequence ATGAACCATTATGAAACAGTTGCCGAAGCCCTGCGCTACATCCGGGCGAATGCCCTGCAGCAGCCCGACCTGAAGGCGATAGCCGCGCATGTCTGCATGAGCCCGTTCCATTTTCAGCGGGTGTTCACGGAGTGGGCCGGTGTCAGCCCCAAAAAGTTTCTGCAGTACCTCACACTGCGCCACGCCAAAGCCACCCTCGCGCAGTCCGCCTCCCTCTCAGAAGCGGCAGACAGCAGCGGCCTGTCAGGCTCGAGCCGCCTCCACGACCTTTTCCTGCAGATTGAGGGCATCACGCCCGGCGACTATAAAAAACAGGGCGCGCACCTGCATCTGAATTACAGCACCGGCAATTGCCAGTTCGGAAGTTATATGGTGGCCTCCACCCCACAAGGTATCTGCCACCTGCACTTTTACCAAAGCGAGCAGCAGGCGCTGCAGGAGTTGCGGCACCTGTGGCCACAGGCGAACCTCGTAGCGCGACAGAACGAGCTTCACCGGCAGGTGCAGCAGTTTTTCCAGAACCGGCTCACTCCCCTATCGCCAAAGCTGCCGCTGCACCTCCGGGGCACGCCCTTCCAGCTGAAAGTGTGGGAGGCCCTGCTCCGCATTCCGGAAGGGCAACTTTCCTCCTACGCCTCCCTGGCCGGTAGCATCGGGCATCAGCAAGCCAGCCGGGCGGTGGGCACGGCCATCGGCAGCAACCCGGTAGCATTCCTCATCCCCTGCCACCGGGTTATCAAGAGCGTGGGCGGCATTGGTGAGTACCGCTGGGGCAGCGAGCGCAAGATGGCCATGATTGGCTGGGAGGCGGCGCAGCAACAGGAAACCACAGGCCCCGCCCACACCGATCTGCCGCTTTTCCATAGGCAGCCTTAG